The Archangium primigenium genomic interval CCGCGGGCCGTGCAACTGCACACCGAGGGGCCGCAAGAGCGCCACCGCCGTCTTCACCGTGGAGGGCTCCCCTTGGAGGAAGGCCTTCCATTGGGCCTCGCGCTTGAGCTTCCAGGGCAGCCGCTTCATCGTGCCCCGCAGGGCGTAGCCCATGACCCAGGTGGCGAGCGCGCCTCCCAGGGCCCCACAGACGAGGTCGAGCATCGGTGAGGGCGCACGACGGCGGACGGTGAAGGCCATGGGGGCTTCTCCTGGGCTGGGCCGGCACATGGGGGGCCGGAGTTGTCGACAAGGTGTGCATGGGTCCACACCGGGGCGGGCCTGGGAGCCAATGACTTGGAGTGGATGCCTGCTCGCCGGGCTCAGGGCCGTGACAGGTGCGTCTCGTACCAGCCTCGATCGGGATCATTCCGAGGCGGTGCGAACCGCGCCCTCTCCCGGAGGGCACTCAAGAGAGCACCAACTCCCACCTTGCCCAGCCGCAGCGGTTTCGCCGCACGGCGGAGGACCGCCAGCGTCGCCTGAAGCTCCAAGGCCGGGTAGAGCTGGTGGAAGATCTTGCGGACCTTGCCATCGTCCGAGAACAGCGGCACACCGAGGGTGCCCGCTAGCGCCACCGCTTTGGCATCCACGTCGGTGAGGAAGGCCGCCGCGTCGATGAAGGCGTCGTCGAAGCGAGGACCCAGGTCATCGGCCGAAGGGGCGCGGACCCGGCCCGCGCGCTCCAGGGGCTCCCAGTCACACGCGAGGCGCGTGGGCCGGCCCTCCTCGTCGGGGGGCCCGCGGAGGTACTTCGCCTCCTGCTTCACCTCGGGGTGGAGCACCAGCGTCCAGTCCAGGGCCTGAAGCAGGTCGAGCGCCCGGTCCGTGGCGAGCAGGTTGAGCGCCGAGCAGGTATCGGAGACGACGACGGACAGAGGCATCGCCTAGGGCTCGTTTCCCGAGTGGAGGACGTCTTCCCCCAGGTTGAGGATCAGCTTGCCGCCCTCTGCCTCCTCCACTTGCTGCGCGAGGTAGCGTTCGCGCGCGGTGATGCGGTCGCAGTGCAGGTAGCGTGCGAGTTCTCCCTCCGAGAGCAGCTCCTGGGCATAGGCCTCGAAAGCCATGCGCTCGTAGCGCGCGGGCAGCCAGTGCTCGAACTCGTCCTTGGCGAGGAGCAGACCCATCTGCTTCTGGGCCTCGCGCGGCTTGAAATTGCGCGCCAAGAGTCGTGCATAGGTGCCTTGAGGCAAGAGCCGCAGTTCCTCCAGGCGCAGGGTCATGGCCTGGAAGGACACCTCGTGGAAGCGCGCCATGGCGATGAGATCCGCGGGGGAGAAATGCGCGCCCTTGTCCCGAAGGTGCTCGGCGAAGCGGCGGCGCACCCCGGTGGCGGGCATGAGGAATTCCGCGGCCAGTGCCTCGCTGAATCGCTCCGAGGGGTCACGCGGATTCTCCAGATGCAGGGGCATCACGTCCCCCGCCTCGCGGTCCCTCAAGAAGTGGCCCAGCTCGTGGACGAGGGACCAGCGCCTGCGCTCGGGGGGATGGAGCCGGTTGAGCGCGACACACGCGCCCATCACGTCGCTCCACAGGAAGATGGCGGCGACTTCCGAGGGCAGGGGGAGCTTGAAGATGCGCAGTCCCGCCTCCAGTTCCAGGCGGGCCTCCAATTGGGAGACGGGCCCATCCCCCAGGTCCAGGTGCCTGCGCAGGAAGGCCGCCGCGTCCTCGCCCGCGAGCCGGGGGTCGAGGTTGACGGACGTGGCGGCGCGGTAGGTCGTCACGCCTTCCAGGGGCGCGGGGGTCCGGGTGATGGAGAGCACCTGTTCCAGCTCGACATACTGCCGTCCCATCTCCTTGAGCCGCTCAACCGCCGTGTCGATGGCTTCGTCTCGCCCTCTCCGGGGCGCCATGCGGAAGCGGGGCGCGGCGTCCGCGACCACGGTGTGCTCGCGCAGCAGCTCGTTCACGGTGACCGAGAGCACTTGCGCGAGCGTGATGAGTTCGGCATTGCTCGGGCGCCGCTCGCCCTTCTCCATGGCGATCAGGGTCGTCCGAGCGATGCCCAGGGCCTCGGCCAGCTCCGCCTGGGTCTTGTCCTGTCGCTTGCGTGCCTGGGTGATTCGCTCACCCAGTCGCTGGGAAGAGATCATGGTGGGGGGACTTGGTTCGGGAGCGGCGTGGTCGCGGCGAGAGGTCGCTGGGCGAGCGCTCCCGGTAGAAGGAAAGTACTTCGTCCGCGTGGCGTTTGAAGAGGGAAAGCACCTGCTCCTGGGCATGATGCAGGCTCGTCCCCCGGGTGGTGAGGTAGTCGACGGCGTCATCCACTGTCCGTGAATGATCCACTAGATCCTGATAGCGGTTCATGGTGGCGAAGCGCCGGGCTTGCGCGTGGAAGGCTTCAATCTGGTAGCGCCCGTTGCGCCGGGTCTCGTGACACCGGTAAGTCGAGGGGTCGGCGTCACCGAGTACCGCGTACAAGGACGCCCGGCGCAAGAGGCACGACGTGCACACCCCACAGTGCTCGCGGAGATCCTTCTTGCTGCGCTCGGTCTCGTCGCAGGAGTTCGATGCGCGGGCGAGCTTGCCCAGGGCGTCGCCTGTCCGTCGGCAGAGTTCTCCCTTGGTGAGCAGCAGGAACGGCAGCTCCAGGCGGAGGTCTGTCTCCAGGACACGCCGCAAGATGCTCTCGAGCCGACGCAGGGTCCTGGGATGGGTGGCGCGCGTGTTCTGCGCACCGATCTGCGCGCCATTCATCGGCAGGTTGAGTGCACCCACGCCACATTCATACGTGGAGACCGTCTTGATGCCCAAGGTGTCGGCGGCGGCCGCCGCAGCGCTCAGGAACAAGAATCCCCGCGTCCGATTCGGGGTGATGAGACGCCCGTGGCGGCGCAGGCGATGCTGGAAACCCATCCACCGGCAACGGGAGGCGTCCAATGCCGCGCATGCCTGCTTCTGGAAGTGCTCGCGCACTGGAGTGCCCAGCGACGACAGGAGGTACAGCGGGCGGTCATGTTCCTGGATGCGGATGTGAGCGCCCGCGAGGGAATCCAGCCCCCCACTGAAGAGCGCGATCTCCTCGGCTTCCTTGAGCCGTTCGAGATGGCAATCCTCTTGCGTCAGGCGCACGTCCTGGGCGCGCTGAAAGCTCAGGTTCCAGTCATCATCGGTCAGCCAGCGGAGCAGCTGATTCAGTTCGTCGTTCACTCCGAGCCAGTGGCCTGGTTCGGACACACGCAACTCCACGTCGATCCGACGTGGTGGAGGGCCCCAGACGCCATCGCCGGACTTCTCTCGCGGTGCGATCCGGTCGATGTGGTGGACGGCCGTGGCGATGTGCAGGAGGTCTTTCACGATGGGGCGCGGAGTTCCCCACCAGGTGAGCATGTTCCATGCCACGTCGATTCGTCCCAGGGGCCGCGGGGCGCCGTGGCGCTCCGTGACGCGGAGTTCTCCCGAGGCGCCGACGCTGTAGCGGGCCGCGCTCACGGAGCGCTCTCCAGCAGGTTTTCTCCGTACAGGTCCACGGCTTGGATGAATCTCGATGCGAGCCGTGGACGATTGAAGTCGGGATGGCGCAGCAAATGCTCCGTGAAGGCAGCCAGTACGGGTGAGAGTGGCTCCTTGAACCGCTCGGGTGAGAATTCCACTCGCTGTCGAGCGAGTTGCTCGGTCACGCCGCCGCGCGACGAGATGAGTCCGTCATCCAAGACGCTCCAAAGGAAACGTTGAACGAGTGCTTCGCCGTCGTAGCGGCCCGCTCCACAACACTGAACCGCCGCTTGGCAGAGCAATTCGTTCACGCGACCAGACCGCCCGTACGTTTCGTGGATCTGTTCCACGGCCTGACGCGGGAGGCGGGCGAAGCTGTCGTCCTGGAACAGGCCCTGGCAGTTGTCTCCTCCAAGCCTCGTGATGCACTTCAACATCGGGTGGAGCGAGGACACCCCACCGCTTAGGAGAAGCTGCAGGCTTTTCGCCACCGGCACGAGGTCGAGTTCTCCTCCCCGGGCGACACGGAGCA includes:
- a CDS encoding XRE family transcriptional regulator, with protein sequence MISSQRLGERITQARKRQDKTQAELAEALGIARTTLIAMEKGERRPSNAELITLAQVLSVTVNELLREHTVVADAAPRFRMAPRRGRDEAIDTAVERLKEMGRQYVELEQVLSITRTPAPLEGVTTYRAATSVNLDPRLAGEDAAAFLRRHLDLGDGPVSQLEARLELEAGLRIFKLPLPSEVAAIFLWSDVMGACVALNRLHPPERRRWSLVHELGHFLRDREAGDVMPLHLENPRDPSERFSEALAAEFLMPATGVRRRFAEHLRDKGAHFSPADLIAMARFHEVSFQAMTLRLEELRLLPQGTYARLLARNFKPREAQKQMGLLLAKDEFEHWLPARYERMAFEAYAQELLSEGELARYLHCDRITARERYLAQQVEEAEGGKLILNLGEDVLHSGNEP
- a CDS encoding 7-cyano-7-deazaguanine synthase — its product is MSAARYSVGASGELRVTERHGAPRPLGRIDVAWNMLTWWGTPRPIVKDLLHIATAVHHIDRIAPREKSGDGVWGPPPRRIDVELRVSEPGHWLGVNDELNQLLRWLTDDDWNLSFQRAQDVRLTQEDCHLERLKEAEEIALFSGGLDSLAGAHIRIQEHDRPLYLLSSLGTPVREHFQKQACAALDASRCRWMGFQHRLRRHGRLITPNRTRGFLFLSAAAAAADTLGIKTVSTYECGVGALNLPMNGAQIGAQNTRATHPRTLRRLESILRRVLETDLRLELPFLLLTKGELCRRTGDALGKLARASNSCDETERSKKDLREHCGVCTSCLLRRASLYAVLGDADPSTYRCHETRRNGRYQIEAFHAQARRFATMNRYQDLVDHSRTVDDAVDYLTTRGTSLHHAQEQVLSLFKRHADEVLSFYRERSPSDLSPRPRRSRTKSPHHDLFPATG